One genomic segment of Suttonella sp. R2A3 includes these proteins:
- a CDS encoding TenA family protein, which yields MSFLAFQQQHPQQRFSEQLCTYHQEQWDQVVHHRFTIELGEDCLPDTVFARYLVQDYAFVQTLTKLIAYAIAYAPEMTSKHRLAVFLANVTSEENTYFIRSFHALNIPEADYSNPKLSPAAQAFATQLNDAAATGYAECIIALSVAEWTYRTWAHLQGTKHPERFYLREWISIHNHATFNDFVDWLLLEMDHIGAGHPEQHNAFSTRFGALLDLEEAFFTAAYDEE from the coding sequence ATGTCCTTCTTAGCCTTTCAACAACAGCACCCTCAGCAACGTTTTAGCGAACAGCTATGCACCTATCACCAAGAACAATGGGATCAAGTCGTCCACCATCGCTTCACCATTGAATTAGGAGAAGATTGCTTACCTGATACCGTATTTGCTCGTTATTTGGTGCAAGACTATGCATTTGTACAGACATTAACCAAGCTGATTGCCTACGCGATCGCATATGCACCTGAAATGACAAGTAAACACAGGTTAGCCGTCTTTCTTGCCAACGTCACCAGCGAAGAAAATACCTACTTTATCCGCAGCTTTCATGCACTCAATATACCCGAAGCGGATTATAGCAATCCCAAACTGAGCCCTGCAGCACAAGCCTTTGCAACACAGCTTAACGACGCTGCGGCAACCGGATACGCAGAATGCATCATTGCATTAAGTGTTGCAGAATGGACCTATCGAACATGGGCACACCTTCAAGGCACAAAGCACCCTGAGCGTTTTTATTTGCGCGAATGGATCAGCATACACAACCATGCAACATTTAATGACTTTGTTGATTGGCTGCTATTAGAAATGGACCATATTGGCGCAGGCCACCCCGAACAACACAACGCGTTTAGCACCCGTTTTGGTGCTTTACTCGACCTTGAAGAAGCCTTTTTCACCGCCGCTTATGATGAGGAATAA
- the tenA gene encoding thiaminase II, whose translation MNTYQQLSHTCPNYREYIEHGFVRQLGDGSLPAAAFRMYLQQDFLFLIHFTRAWGLAIYKSATLPHMRAAQAGINAMLDTEIGLHIEYCQQWGISEQSLYTLDEHPATVAYTRYVLDSGMNGSLAELHIALAPCMLGYAEIGRWLSEQPWTEYKDNPYQPWIALYASEEFQRAAQAESDLLDELCAEFTPAQLKRAQHIFNTATNMEIAFWQMGLDHTD comes from the coding sequence ATGAATACCTACCAGCAACTCAGCCACACTTGCCCAAACTACCGTGAGTACATTGAGCATGGTTTTGTGCGTCAACTAGGCGATGGCAGCCTGCCTGCTGCCGCCTTTCGCATGTATTTACAGCAAGACTTTCTCTTTCTCATTCATTTCACCCGCGCCTGGGGACTTGCCATTTATAAAAGCGCCACCCTGCCTCACATGCGTGCCGCACAAGCAGGTATCAACGCGATGTTAGACACCGAAATTGGCTTGCACATTGAGTATTGCCAGCAATGGGGCATTAGTGAACAATCGCTATACACTCTCGACGAACATCCGGCAACGGTCGCCTATACGCGTTATGTATTAGATAGTGGCATGAATGGTTCTTTAGCCGAGCTGCATATCGCGCTCGCCCCTTGTATGCTTGGCTATGCGGAAATCGGCCGTTGGTTAAGCGAGCAACCGTGGACAGAATATAAAGACAACCCATACCAACCATGGATAGCGCTTTACGCCAGTGAGGAATTTCAGAGAGCGGCGCAGGCAGAAAGCGATTTACTTGATGAACTCTGTGCAGAGTTTACCCCCGCACAACTCAAACGCGCGCAGCATATTTTCAACACCGCCACCAATATGGAGATTGCCTTTTGGCAGATGGGCTTAGATCACACAGACTGA